GTGCGCACCATGCCGACCGACCCGGCGCGGGTGCGCCGCAGCGATCCGGGCGATCCCGCCAAATGCCCGGTGTGGCAATTTCATCTGGTGTATTCCGACGACGCTACCCGCGATTGGGTGCAAAAGGGATGCAAGAACGCCGAAATCGGCTGCCTTGATTGCAAATCGCCGGTAATCGATAAGATTCTCGCCGAGCAAGCGCCGATGCATGAACGCATCAAAAAATACGAAGAAGACCCGACCCTGGTGCGCAACATCATCGCCGACGGCTGCGAGAAAGCCAACAAGCTGGCGGAAGAGACCATGCGGGACATCCGCGAAGCAATGGGTTTGAATTATTCCTGAATCCGGTTAGCCGCTAGCCAATGGTGAATCCGGTCATTGACTCCGCCGAACCGCAGCCGGTTGCCCGGATTTGCGGCGAACCGTTACTGGAAATCCCGCACGATTTATACATCCCGCCGGATGCGCTGGAAGTCTTTCTCGATACGTTCCAGGGGCCGCTCGATCTGTTGTTGTACCTGATCCGCAAGCACAATCTCAACATTCTCGACATCCCGATGGCGGAATTGACACAGCAATACATGACCTATGTCGAAATGATGCGGATCGATCAATTGGAACTGGCGGCGGAATATTTGCTGATGACCGCGCTATTGATTGAAATCAAATCGCGCATGCTGCTCCCCAAGCCAAAAACTGAAACGATGGAAGAATGCGACCCGCGTGCCGAGCTGGTGCGGCGCCTGCTCGAGTATGAACAAATGAAAAAAGCCGCGGACCGGCTCAATGGATTGCCTCAAGCCGAGCGTGATTTCAGCATCGCTCAGATCTGGATAGAACGCGATGAAACCATCCAATTGCCCAATATCGGCAGCGATGATCTGCGGAATGCCTGGATCGCCATTCTGGCGCGCGCCAAGATTAACCGGCATCACCAGGTCAAGCGTGAAACGCTTTCGGTGCGCGCTTATATGAGCCAGGTTTTACGCGACTTACGCGCACGGAAACAAGTCGAGTTTTACGACTTATTCAGCGCTTCCGCGACGGTCGCCGAGGTGGTGGTCACTTTCTTGGCGATACTCGAACTGGCCAAGGAATTACTGCTGGAAATTTCTCAATCCCACGATTCCGGAACCATCTATGTCCGTGCCGTCGACATCGCCTAATCCTGTCACTTTAGAATCGCTCAATCCGGAAAAAGCAAAACAAATTCTGGAAGCCGTTTTACTTTCCACGCAAGAGCCGCTACCGGTTAGTGAATTGCGGAAATTATTCGATCAGGAATTGAGCCATCCGGTCATTTCAAAGCTGCTGGAAGAAATTCGCGGCAAATGGCGCGACAGCGGCATTGAACTGGTCACTGTCGCCAGCGGCTGGCGCTTCCAGACTAAACCTGAAATGCAACCGTTCCTGGAAAAGCTCGCGCCGCAAAAAACACCACGC
This is a stretch of genomic DNA from Nitrosomonas sp. sh817. It encodes these proteins:
- a CDS encoding ScpA family protein yields the protein MVNPVIDSAEPQPVARICGEPLLEIPHDLYIPPDALEVFLDTFQGPLDLLLYLIRKHNLNILDIPMAELTQQYMTYVEMMRIDQLELAAEYLLMTALLIEIKSRMLLPKPKTETMEECDPRAELVRRLLEYEQMKKAADRLNGLPQAERDFSIAQIWIERDETIQLPNIGSDDLRNAWIAILARAKINRHHQVKRETLSVRAYMSQVLRDLRARKQVEFYDLFSASATVAEVVVTFLAILELAKELLLEISQSHDSGTIYVRAVDIA